In a genomic window of Lacrimispora sp. BS-2:
- a CDS encoding ABC transporter permease subunit produces MKKGQKKQTKENRHSMSMGKRLKKNWQLYIFLLPALAGLILFSYVPMYGIQLAFRDYNPLRGIMGSPWVGFENFTRFFHSPQFQNLLINTLAISFYSLIVGFPIPIILALGLNYVANLRFKKAVQSITYAPYFISTVVLVGILNIFLSTDGGLINQLVKFFGRDPILFMGQSRFWRHIYVWSGVWQSMGWNAVIYIATLAGVSAEMHEAATIDGATKFQRVFWIDLPMILPTIVITLILSCGSIMGIGFEKAYLMQNPLNLGVSEIISTYIYKIGLVNSEYGFSTAVGLFNSVVNCIVLLTVNQAAKRISKTSLW; encoded by the coding sequence GTGAAAAAAGGACAAAAAAAGCAGACAAAAGAAAACAGACACAGCATGAGTATGGGGAAAAGATTGAAAAAGAATTGGCAGCTATATATATTTTTGCTGCCTGCATTGGCTGGATTGATTTTATTTTCCTATGTTCCCATGTATGGAATCCAGCTTGCATTTCGGGACTATAACCCCTTAAGAGGAATTATGGGGAGTCCATGGGTGGGTTTTGAAAATTTTACCAGATTTTTTCATTCACCACAGTTTCAGAATCTTTTGATCAATACGCTGGCCATCAGCTTTTATTCTTTAATTGTGGGATTTCCCATTCCTATTATCCTGGCATTGGGATTAAATTATGTAGCGAATTTGAGATTTAAAAAGGCAGTACAATCCATTACATATGCACCGTATTTTATTTCCACCGTAGTTCTGGTCGGTATTTTAAATATTTTTCTTTCCACGGACGGCGGTTTGATCAATCAGCTGGTAAAGTTCTTTGGCCGGGATCCTATATTATTCATGGGGCAGTCAAGGTTCTGGCGTCATATTTATGTCTGGTCCGGTGTCTGGCAGAGCATGGGCTGGAATGCGGTTATTTATATTGCGACACTTGCCGGGGTAAGCGCTGAGATGCATGAAGCTGCTACTATAGACGGTGCAACGAAGTTTCAGAGAGTTTTTTGGATCGACCTGCCTATGATTTTACCTACTATAGTTATTACCTTAATTTTAAGCTGCGGTTCGATAATGGGGATTGGATTTGAAAAAGCTTATCTGATGCAGAATCCTTTGAATCTGGGAGTATCAGAAATTATATCTACTTATATCTATAAGATCGGTCTGGTAAACAGTGAGTATGGTTTTTCTACGGCAGTTGGTCTTTTTAACTCCGTGGTAAATTGCATTGTACTGCTTACGGTGAATCAAGCTGCAAAACGTATATCAAAAACGTCGTTATGGTAG
- a CDS encoding YARHG domain-containing protein has translation MDKKVGVRLSKVRFLYYGLGVLIGCFVLWISLSEGKRLHFLDMEIMPSDQKFVINVGANGGNVDVFTAVKGVHVAVSNTGKSEEQQTRLTIEGNIRKKISDSTPIHLWLLGLDNTEKWQWEILSSEGLSSIRCSEGGMANIRAYLYPYVVAIFGILGAFPFFKNNKKKRDHAKEILLEFMDYPENQAAFEAGKRWFLIHDRRRYWNRCLIVFFVCGLSLYVLQEYLYRWVFLNSADRIRTVLIFTLVIVSLGVVLEVYWAIKHIEVLTRENRPLTAAAAFLMEASYGSYRYQSYYKIQVHNAAVGLSRAGRYDQALRLADYGWKGVQEKKMMQLFHSNILQACFLGLGRGEEAEAEFAYQKQLVNNYPKLKKKGEAVLLLTEIRKAYMDRKFGQAEAYVNVYYDRYPDAFHRIPLMPIQMKVHVQAGETEKAKDICNNLLSYSPENIAVREAMRYGSCTYLESPDFLKDKAGLVCRIVLTGVLCICTVVFGGDMLMGTYSGASETRAYEETEAEKLISQTSDTAKAEEESMETEVSETEQEPAFQASDSQAPGFELVLPEDWNGLAVRKEFEGGCSYHQKKSYDLMGDGVLFYIQTYSDCSYVNLPDYEVWGYDGPYVYVMSRPTDVTFYMEDSAIREEYNKMQSETGQIRDAFRIQSDTAKYDGAEFVFPNSSHSRLQEQDLWNLSAGQQRIAKNEIYARHGRRFADQELKRYFNQCSWYEGTIAPEDFEENMLNETERFNISLIQKQQQNME, from the coding sequence ATGGATAAAAAAGTTGGGGTAAGGTTAAGCAAAGTGCGGTTCTTATATTATGGACTGGGCGTCTTGATCGGTTGCTTTGTACTGTGGATTTCTCTGAGTGAAGGAAAGCGGCTGCATTTTTTGGATATGGAAATTATGCCGTCAGATCAGAAATTTGTAATTAATGTTGGGGCAAATGGCGGGAATGTTGATGTTTTTACTGCGGTAAAAGGCGTTCATGTTGCGGTCAGCAATACAGGAAAATCGGAAGAGCAGCAGACGAGGCTGACAATAGAGGGAAATATCAGGAAAAAAATATCAGACAGCACGCCAATTCATCTTTGGCTGCTTGGCCTTGACAATACAGAAAAGTGGCAATGGGAAATATTAAGTTCTGAGGGGCTGTCTTCCATTCGCTGTAGTGAAGGCGGGATGGCCAATATTCGGGCGTACCTTTACCCGTATGTTGTTGCCATATTTGGGATACTGGGCGCTTTTCCGTTTTTTAAGAATAATAAAAAAAAGAGAGACCATGCAAAAGAAATACTGTTGGAATTTATGGATTATCCGGAAAATCAGGCAGCATTTGAAGCCGGGAAACGGTGGTTTTTGATTCATGACAGGAGACGATACTGGAACCGGTGCCTGATAGTATTTTTTGTATGTGGATTAAGTCTTTACGTTCTTCAGGAATATTTATACAGGTGGGTTTTTCTGAATTCAGCAGACCGTATAAGAACTGTTTTAATTTTCACTCTGGTGATTGTAAGTTTAGGAGTTGTTTTAGAAGTTTATTGGGCAATAAAGCATATAGAGGTACTTACAAGAGAGAATCGGCCTCTTACTGCTGCTGCAGCTTTTTTAATGGAGGCGTCATATGGTTCTTACCGTTATCAGTCTTACTATAAGATACAAGTACATAATGCTGCCGTTGGACTTTCCAGGGCAGGAAGATATGATCAGGCATTGAGACTGGCGGATTATGGCTGGAAAGGTGTTCAGGAAAAGAAAATGATGCAGCTGTTTCACAGTAATATTCTTCAGGCATGCTTCCTGGGGTTAGGAAGGGGAGAAGAGGCCGAAGCAGAATTTGCATACCAGAAGCAGCTTGTAAATAATTATCCTAAATTAAAAAAGAAGGGAGAGGCGGTACTTCTGTTAACTGAAATCAGGAAGGCTTATATGGATCGGAAATTTGGACAAGCAGAAGCCTACGTGAATGTGTATTATGATCGTTATCCAGATGCATTTCATCGTATCCCGCTTATGCCCATTCAGATGAAAGTTCATGTGCAGGCAGGTGAAACTGAAAAGGCAAAAGATATCTGCAATAATCTGCTTTCGTACAGCCCTGAAAATATAGCCGTCAGGGAGGCCATGAGATATGGATCCTGTACCTATTTGGAATCCCCGGATTTTCTCAAAGATAAGGCCGGACTTGTGTGCCGGATTGTTTTAACCGGGGTGCTTTGCATTTGTACGGTTGTGTTTGGTGGCGATATGTTAATGGGTACATATTCGGGAGCAAGTGAAACGAGAGCATATGAAGAGACTGAAGCTGAAAAACTCATATCGCAAACAAGTGATACAGCGAAGGCAGAAGAGGAGTCAATGGAAACGGAGGTGTCTGAAACGGAGCAGGAGCCGGCTTTTCAGGCTTCTGATTCCCAGGCGCCAGGCTTTGAGCTGGTTTTGCCGGAAGATTGGAATGGCCTTGCAGTTAGAAAAGAGTTTGAGGGAGGGTGCAGCTACCATCAGAAAAAATCCTATGATTTGATGGGCGATGGAGTTTTATTCTATATTCAGACGTATTCGGACTGCAGCTATGTGAATCTGCCGGATTATGAAGTATGGGGATATGATGGTCCCTATGTCTACGTAATGTCACGGCCAACAGATGTGACATTTTATATGGAAGACAGTGCAATAAGAGAGGAATACAATAAGATGCAAAGTGAGACCGGTCAAATCCGGGATGCTTTCCGGATTCAGTCTGATACGGCAAAATATGACGGGGCTGAATTTGTATTTCCTAACAGCAGCCATAGTCGGTTGCAGGAGCAGGATTTATGGAATCTTTCAGCCGGCCAGCAGCGGATCGCCAAAAACGAGATTTATGCAAGACATGGCAGGCGATTTGCTGATCAGGAACTGAAGAGATATTTTAATCAATGCAGCTGGTATGAAGGAACCATTGCTCCAGAAGATTTTGAAGAAAATATGCTGAATGAAACCGAGCGGTTCAATATCTCTTTGATTCAGAAACAGCAGCAAAATATGGAGTGA
- a CDS encoding Mrp/NBP35 family ATP-binding protein yields the protein MSNNCNQSCSSCSEECAERQEQKTDFFEKPHTMSSIKRVIGVVSGKGGVGKSLVTSMLAVTMNRMGFHSAILDADVTGPSIPKTFGIKEKATSSEFGLFPVKTRTGIDIMSVNLLLENDTDPVVWRGPIIAGTVKQFWTDVIWSDVDFMFIDMPPGTGDVPLTVFQSIAVDGIIIVTSPQELVSMIVSKAVKMAEMMKIPIIGLVENMSYFKCPDNGKDYKIFGDSHIEEIAEKHNLKVLAKLPIDPKISAACDKGMIELFDGNWFDSVAKILEKMEEKEND from the coding sequence ATGAGCAATAATTGCAACCAAAGTTGCAGCAGCTGCTCGGAAGAGTGTGCAGAAAGACAAGAACAAAAAACCGATTTCTTTGAGAAACCGCACACAATGAGCAGCATCAAAAGGGTGATTGGTGTTGTCAGTGGCAAAGGAGGTGTCGGAAAGTCACTCGTTACTTCCATGCTGGCGGTTACAATGAACAGAATGGGGTTTCATTCCGCCATTCTTGATGCGGATGTTACTGGGCCGTCTATTCCTAAAACCTTTGGTATTAAGGAAAAAGCTACGAGCAGCGAATTTGGATTATTTCCCGTCAAAACCAGGACTGGCATTGACATTATGTCTGTCAATTTACTTTTAGAAAACGATACCGATCCGGTTGTCTGGAGAGGACCGATTATTGCCGGTACCGTCAAGCAATTCTGGACTGATGTTATCTGGAGCGATGTGGATTTCATGTTCATTGATATGCCGCCGGGCACCGGTGATGTTCCCCTTACGGTATTTCAATCAATTGCCGTTGATGGGATTATAATAGTCACATCTCCGCAGGAGCTGGTATCGATGATTGTATCGAAAGCGGTCAAAATGGCTGAGATGATGAAGATACCCATCATTGGCCTGGTAGAAAATATGTCATATTTTAAATGTCCTGATAACGGCAAGGATTATAAAATATTTGGTGATAGCCATATTGAAGAAATTGCTGAGAAGCATAACTTAAAGGTTCTTGCAAAATTGCCGATTGATCCGAAAATTTCAGCTGCATGCGATAAGGGTATGATAGAGCTTTTTGACGGAAACTGGTTTGATTCAGTCGCAAAAATATTAGAAAAAATGGAGGAGAAAGAAAATGATTAA
- a CDS encoding carbohydrate ABC transporter permease, with product MIEKVFGKQFVNQSLANKVFDIVNHIILFTLMMVVLYPLYFIVIASFSSPVAVAGGEVILFPKGFNMDGYKEIFKYKDIWTGYGNSIIYTAVGTSINLISTIPAAFAFSRRDLPGIKPLMLLFVFTMFFGGGLIPTYLLVQSLHMDNTIWALVLPGAVGVYNLIVARTFFEQSIPEELYEASVVDGCDYFRYFFRIVLPISKPIIAVMMLIYAVGHWNSYFSALIYLVDRSKFPLQVILREILIQQQQVAGNNAMTLDALEQQRHLAEMIKYGVIVVASLPALCMYPFVQKHFVKGMMIGAVKG from the coding sequence ATGATAGAAAAAGTATTTGGAAAACAATTTGTAAATCAAAGCCTGGCAAATAAGGTGTTTGATATTGTGAACCATATCATATTATTTACGCTGATGATGGTTGTGCTGTATCCCCTGTATTTTATCGTAATCGCTTCATTTAGTTCACCGGTTGCCGTTGCCGGCGGCGAAGTGATTCTGTTTCCGAAAGGGTTTAATATGGACGGATATAAGGAGATTTTTAAATATAAAGACATTTGGACAGGGTATGGCAATTCCATTATTTACACGGCCGTAGGTACATCAATTAACCTGATTTCTACCATCCCTGCCGCATTTGCCTTCTCCAGAAGGGACTTGCCGGGAATCAAACCCCTCATGCTGTTATTTGTCTTTACCATGTTCTTTGGGGGAGGGTTGATTCCTACTTATCTTTTGGTACAGTCCCTTCATATGGATAATACAATATGGGCTCTGGTGCTTCCGGGGGCTGTTGGAGTATATAACCTGATTGTGGCAAGAACTTTCTTTGAACAGAGCATTCCGGAAGAACTGTATGAGGCTTCCGTTGTGGATGGATGTGATTATTTTAGATACTTCTTTCGCATTGTGCTTCCAATTTCCAAGCCCATTATTGCAGTAATGATGCTGATTTATGCAGTGGGACACTGGAATTCCTATTTCAGCGCGTTGATTTACCTGGTGGACAGAAGCAAGTTTCCTCTGCAGGTGATTCTCCGTGAAATATTAATTCAGCAGCAACAGGTGGCAGGGAACAACGCTATGACTTTAGATGCATTGGAGCAGCAGCGTCATCTGGCAGAGATGATAAAGTATGGTGTGATTGTAGTGGCTTCTTTGCCGGCACTTTGTATGTACCCCTTTGTTCAGAAACATTTTGTCAAAGGAATGATGATAGGAGCTGTAAAGGGATAA
- a CDS encoding extracellular solute-binding protein, whose product MKKSRIIVSAFLAVMASVAVSGCGKQAEKTSAKTVEVKKTGYPVADEPIYIKAIGFGKPGNGEWNDYPIFQDISKQTNVFVDYQTISGDGADEKLNLALASKKLPDAVFSGLSSQKILSYAEKGILRPLEDLIEDYAPNIKRVLDENPEIRKAITFPDGHIYAIPSINEDQKPVQSTTLNINKTWLDQLGLEIPKTTDEFEEVLCAFKTMDLDGGGKNNVIPFTYEPKTPYNIWNGDAGFSGAFGITDSSSYLMRSGDEFLFTPVQEGYKEYVKWTARLYEEGLIDVELFTQDHNQYMSKIGSSRVGAYLTNGPLETEGTEYIAIEPLKGPNGDQVWGSLDFSIDKNRGVITTSNQYPEATMRYMDSFFETENSLYLRFGNSLKPVGDQYELIPSIPGKNSEAPESYVATNLCSEIMDTYIIETKSIKEKKERIELYSKYLAPPVPLINLTIEESKQISSLFVDIQKIVDENKARWTTNQSDIDKDWEAYLESLNNVGLEKYMEIYNAALARYLSN is encoded by the coding sequence ATGAAAAAAAGCAGAATCATTGTTTCAGCTTTCCTTGCTGTTATGGCATCTGTTGCAGTGTCGGGGTGTGGGAAGCAGGCAGAGAAAACCAGTGCAAAAACGGTAGAGGTGAAGAAAACAGGGTATCCCGTTGCGGATGAACCAATTTACATCAAAGCAATTGGTTTTGGAAAACCCGGCAACGGAGAGTGGAATGATTATCCAATTTTCCAGGATATTTCCAAACAGACAAATGTATTCGTAGATTACCAGACCATAAGCGGCGACGGAGCGGATGAAAAGCTGAATCTGGCACTGGCATCAAAAAAATTACCGGATGCCGTCTTCTCCGGATTGTCTTCCCAAAAGATTCTTTCTTATGCGGAAAAAGGAATCCTTCGTCCGTTGGAGGACCTGATTGAAGATTATGCACCCAATATTAAGCGTGTGCTGGATGAAAATCCGGAGATCCGGAAAGCAATTACCTTCCCTGATGGTCATATTTATGCAATTCCTTCAATCAATGAAGACCAGAAGCCGGTGCAGTCTACCACATTAAATATTAACAAGACCTGGCTGGACCAGCTTGGGCTGGAGATTCCAAAGACAACGGATGAATTTGAAGAGGTGCTTTGTGCATTTAAAACCATGGACCTTGACGGAGGTGGAAAAAATAACGTAATCCCATTTACCTATGAGCCAAAGACGCCTTATAACATCTGGAATGGTGACGCGGGATTTTCCGGAGCATTTGGTATTACAGACAGTTCTTCCTATTTGATGAGATCGGGAGATGAATTTTTATTTACCCCTGTCCAGGAAGGCTATAAGGAGTACGTCAAGTGGACGGCCAGGCTCTATGAAGAGGGATTAATTGACGTGGAACTATTCACTCAGGACCATAATCAGTACATGTCGAAAATCGGTTCCAGCCGTGTGGGGGCCTACCTTACCAATGGGCCGTTGGAAACAGAAGGTACAGAATATATTGCCATTGAACCATTAAAAGGGCCGAATGGGGATCAGGTATGGGGCTCTCTTGATTTCAGTATTGATAAGAACAGAGGTGTGATCACTACTTCCAACCAATATCCGGAGGCTACCATGAGATATATGGACTCCTTCTTTGAAACAGAAAACTCGCTGTACTTAAGATTTGGAAACTCTTTAAAGCCGGTTGGCGATCAGTATGAGCTGATACCCTCCATTCCCGGAAAGAATTCCGAAGCGCCGGAATCCTATGTGGCCACAAATTTATGTTCCGAAATTATGGATACATATATTATTGAAACAAAAAGCATAAAAGAGAAAAAAGAAAGAATAGAGCTTTATTCTAAGTATCTGGCTCCTCCGGTTCCGCTTATTAACTTAACAATAGAAGAATCAAAGCAGATTTCCTCCCTGTTTGTGGACATTCAAAAAATTGTAGATGAAAATAAGGCAAGATGGACCACCAATCAGTCTGACATTGACAAGGATTGGGAAGCATACCTGGAGTCTTTAAACAATGTGGGGCTGGAAAAGTACATGGAAATTTATAATGCAGCCTTAGCACGGTACTTAAGCAATTAA
- a CDS encoding 4Fe-4S binding protein, producing MKQLLILSGKGGTGKTTIASAYIKLSNARAYADCDVDAPNLHLITGQRSEPVKADYYGLPKAEISPQQCIECDQCRQNCRFDAISINKTYKADPFACEGCGVCEAICPTGAVSLKPAAAGALMLYENEEKVFSTAELKMGSGTSGKLVTEVKKQMKSASANVELAIVDGSPGIGCPVIASLRGVDMVLIVAEPSISGISDMERIIKTAEKFGTKTAVCVNKFNTNYGNTDKIQALCKKQGLPFMGKIPFDPEAVKAINRGQTIVDSNCAAGAAVKDIYKKTMELLF from the coding sequence ATGAAACAATTGCTAATCCTTAGCGGCAAAGGTGGCACGGGAAAAACGACGATAGCCAGCGCGTATATCAAGCTTTCCAATGCCAGGGCTTACGCGGATTGTGATGTGGATGCACCGAACCTACACCTTATAACAGGACAGCGTTCTGAACCGGTGAAAGCAGATTATTATGGCCTGCCCAAAGCTGAGATAAGCCCGCAACAGTGTATTGAATGTGACCAGTGCAGACAAAACTGCAGGTTTGATGCTATTTCTATAAATAAGACATACAAGGCAGACCCTTTTGCTTGTGAGGGCTGTGGGGTCTGTGAAGCCATTTGCCCTACAGGCGCTGTATCTTTAAAGCCAGCTGCAGCCGGAGCGCTTATGTTGTATGAGAATGAAGAAAAAGTTTTTTCAACAGCAGAACTTAAAATGGGCAGCGGTACTTCTGGTAAGCTGGTCACTGAGGTGAAAAAACAGATGAAGTCGGCATCAGCGAATGTCGAACTTGCTATTGTTGATGGTTCTCCTGGTATAGGCTGTCCTGTCATTGCATCCCTTAGGGGTGTGGACATGGTATTAATTGTGGCTGAACCTTCCATATCAGGCATAAGTGATATGGAGCGAATTATAAAAACTGCGGAAAAGTTTGGAACGAAAACAGCAGTTTGTGTTAACAAATTTAATACCAATTATGGAAATACAGATAAAATCCAGGCGCTTTGTAAGAAACAAGGCCTGCCTTTTATGGGTAAGATACCTTTTGATCCGGAAGCAGTCAAAGCCATCAATCGAGGGCAGACCATTGTGGATAGTAATTGTGCAGCGGGGGCGGCAGTAAAAGATATCTATAAAAAGACCATGGAACTGCTGTTTTAA
- a CDS encoding NifB/NifX family molybdenum-iron cluster-binding protein yields MIKIAVASENEKVTEHFGHCVNFNIFEALNNQIVKSESIPNPGHKPGFLPNFLNDRGVNVVISGGMGGGAVDIFNEKGIEVIVGASGNAKAAAEAYLQGTLKSTGSVCHEHQHHDECGE; encoded by the coding sequence ATGATTAAAATTGCTGTGGCAAGTGAAAACGAAAAGGTAACCGAGCATTTTGGGCATTGCGTCAACTTCAATATTTTTGAAGCTTTAAACAATCAGATTGTTAAGAGTGAGTCTATACCAAACCCAGGGCATAAGCCTGGATTTCTTCCTAACTTTCTAAATGACAGGGGGGTTAATGTAGTTATCTCAGGTGGAATGGGCGGCGGTGCCGTTGATATCTTTAATGAAAAAGGCATAGAAGTGATCGTCGGGGCAAGTGGTAATGCGAAAGCAGCAGCGGAAGCTTATCTGCAAGGTACTCTGAAATCTACAGGTTCTGTTTGCCATGAGCACCAACATCACGATGAATGCGGAGAATAG
- a CDS encoding glycoside hydrolase family 18 protein, which yields MKQKNLVIGYIETKNLILLRDRDIHCLDVINLAFAAVKDHVVTWDPMGHLDILKRVKALNPDLKLVLSIGGWGSGGFSEAASTKEGREVFAESAVALMKEYGLDGLDIDWEYPCVGIAGIDCSENDKENFTLLIKKLREELDAITDRDCTLSIAAGGDSYYLRCTQMDQVAEYLDYVMLMTYDLRGGFSVQTGHHTNLYTNNADLSAASTDYAVSIFEQAGVAKEKLVIGAAFYSRVWKGVPDRNRGLMQMAETTGGYGPDYGVLVTDYIDKNGYTRYWDEEAKAPYLFNGCNFISYDDKESIQCKINYIKDRKLAGIMFWEYSQDGTHTLIPLIAEKIKADDHE from the coding sequence ATGAAACAGAAAAACCTGGTGATCGGATATATAGAAACCAAAAATCTTATCCTGTTAAGAGACAGGGACATTCATTGTCTGGATGTTATAAATCTGGCGTTTGCCGCAGTCAAAGATCATGTGGTAACATGGGATCCAATGGGGCACTTAGACATACTAAAACGGGTCAAGGCTCTGAATCCGGATTTGAAACTTGTATTGTCCATAGGGGGCTGGGGAAGCGGGGGCTTTTCCGAAGCGGCCTCCACGAAAGAGGGCAGAGAGGTGTTTGCCGAATCAGCGGTTGCACTTATGAAAGAATACGGCTTAGACGGGCTTGACATTGACTGGGAATATCCTTGTGTGGGAATTGCAGGGATTGACTGTTCTGAAAATGATAAGGAAAACTTTACCCTGCTTATAAAAAAGCTGAGGGAGGAACTGGATGCCATTACAGACAGAGATTGTACGTTATCCATTGCGGCAGGCGGAGATTCTTATTATCTCCGCTGTACCCAGATGGATCAGGTTGCAGAGTATTTGGATTATGTGATGCTGATGACCTATGATTTAAGAGGCGGTTTTTCGGTCCAGACAGGACATCATACGAATCTATATACGAACAATGCAGATCTATCCGCAGCCAGTACGGATTATGCGGTAAGCATATTTGAACAGGCGGGGGTTGCCAAAGAGAAACTTGTTATCGGAGCCGCCTTTTATTCCCGGGTTTGGAAAGGCGTGCCTGACAGGAACAGGGGACTTATGCAGATGGCAGAAACCACCGGAGGGTATGGGCCGGATTATGGCGTACTGGTTACAGATTATATTGATAAAAACGGATACACAAGGTATTGGGATGAGGAAGCAAAGGCACCTTATTTATTTAATGGATGTAACTTTATCAGCTACGATGATAAAGAGTCGATCCAATGTAAAATCAATTATATCAAGGACCGGAAACTGGCAGGTATCATGTTCTGGGAATACAGTCAGGACGGCACTCATACATTGATTCCACTTATAGCTGAGAAAATAAAGGCGGATGATCATGAATAA
- a CDS encoding VOC family protein, which produces MAIKLKTVILECSDIPQLLAFYTGLLHWPVVFELDTFVGIHSDEEEMGIAFQYDENYIPPTWPSQPGQQQMMAHLDFAVADKNELKEAIGKAIKLGAQIANEQYGGEEWITMLDPAGHPFCFVVWNH; this is translated from the coding sequence ATGGCAATTAAATTAAAAACAGTGATTTTAGAATGCAGCGATATACCGCAGCTGCTAGCTTTTTACACAGGTCTTTTGCATTGGCCAGTGGTATTTGAACTAGATACTTTTGTGGGGATACACTCGGATGAAGAAGAAATGGGAATAGCTTTTCAATATGATGAAAATTACATTCCTCCAACATGGCCATCACAACCGGGGCAACAGCAAATGATGGCGCATTTGGACTTTGCAGTAGCCGATAAAAATGAACTAAAGGAAGCGATTGGAAAAGCAATTAAATTAGGTGCCCAAATTGCTAATGAGCAATATGGCGGTGAAGAGTGGATTACTATGCTCGATCCTGCCGGGCATCCGTTTTGCTTTGTAGTATGGAATCATTAA
- a CDS encoding amino acid permease yields the protein MKNKVNGLTAGRLTMMALGTVIGGSFFLGSSVAIKAAGPAIILSYLICAIMVYFILFALSEMTVSNPDSASFRTFASQYINKGTGFVVGWVYWTGMVISMSSEATAVSILFRTWFPSVSIPILGTALIVGVTLLNLLGAKQLSHLESILSAIKIIAIIGFILLGSLIVFGILPGSRPLGISILRSEPFLPGGLKSLAGSMLIVLFTYAGFEIIGLAASETEDKQKNVPRAIHLTVFWLVTLYILCISILLLLVPSESLSEDVSPMVTALNLYQMTWAGTAMTVILISAILSTMVAAMFGIGRMLRSLVDDRLGPAFLRDQTDVPYRGILFSGLSMMLFLYVGLFFPEVYLFLISSGGFALLFTYIVLMYTHIRFRKKNGKPEGNCRLCGFPYSSLFTMAGLIIAIFSMPFLKGQTLGFLAGMALVAFFTVCYAIVKVTGKQKMPEQKQYPAGTPEHRRILTEFSEEISDTDRKKK from the coding sequence ATGAAAAATAAAGTGAATGGTCTTACTGCAGGACGCTTAACGATGATGGCTCTGGGAACCGTGATCGGCGGTTCCTTTTTTTTAGGCTCGTCAGTTGCCATTAAGGCTGCCGGTCCGGCAATCATTCTTTCTTATTTGATTTGCGCTATTATGGTTTATTTCATTCTATTTGCGCTTTCGGAAATGACGGTATCCAATCCGGATTCCGCTTCTTTCCGAACATTTGCATCTCAGTATATAAACAAAGGCACAGGCTTTGTGGTGGGCTGGGTCTATTGGACCGGAATGGTCATCTCCATGTCGAGTGAGGCCACCGCAGTTTCTATATTGTTCCGGACGTGGTTTCCGTCCGTCTCGATCCCAATCCTGGGTACCGCCCTGATCGTCGGGGTAACGCTATTAAACCTTTTGGGAGCAAAACAGTTAAGCCATCTGGAAAGCATTCTCTCAGCTATAAAGATTATAGCGATTATCGGATTTATTCTTTTAGGCTCTTTGATTGTTTTTGGTATCTTACCGGGTTCCCGTCCCTTAGGGATCAGCATATTGCGATCGGAGCCATTTCTCCCCGGCGGCCTAAAAAGCCTGGCCGGAAGCATGCTGATCGTTTTATTCACCTATGCAGGTTTTGAAATCATCGGACTGGCTGCCAGTGAAACAGAAGATAAACAAAAAAATGTGCCCCGTGCCATCCACCTGACGGTTTTCTGGCTCGTGACACTTTATATTCTGTGTATTTCAATTCTTTTGCTGCTGGTCCCCAGCGAATCCTTAAGCGAAGACGTCAGCCCTATGGTTACGGCCTTAAACCTTTACCAAATGACCTGGGCCGGAACTGCTATGACAGTTATCTTGATCAGCGCAATTTTGTCTACTATGGTAGCTGCAATGTTTGGAATCGGAAGAATGCTCCGTTCTCTTGTGGATGACCGGCTTGGTCCTGCATTTTTAAGGGACCAAACTGATGTTCCCTACCGGGGAATCTTATTTTCCGGTCTGTCCATGATGCTGTTTCTGTATGTCGGATTATTTTTTCCCGAAGTCTATCTGTTTTTGATCAGCTCCGGGGGATTCGCGTTGCTTTTCACTTATATCGTGCTCATGTATACCCATATCCGTTTCCGGAAAAAGAACGGGAAACCGGAAGGAAACTGCCGCCTGTGCGGATTTCCGTATAGTTCCCTGTTTACCATGGCCGGATTGATCATAGCCATATTTAGCATGCCTTTTTTAAAAGGACAGACCTTAGGTTTCCTTGCAGGCATGGCACTTGTTGCTTTTTTTACGGTCTGCTACGCAATTGTAAAGGTAACAGGCAAACAAAAGATGCCGGAACAGAAACAATATCCAGCAGGTACACCGGAGCATCGCCGTATTTTGACGGAATTTTCGGAGGAAATCTCTGATACGGACAGGAAAAAGAAATAA